A stretch of Cytobacillus sp. IB215665 DNA encodes these proteins:
- a CDS encoding ABC transporter ATP-binding protein: MANVLEVERLCKRYVDKDFMLKNISFAIPYGTIIGFIGDNGAGKSTTMGLILGTLHKDGGLIRIFGEELDSKRFYLKEDIGVVFDDMYLPGQLNIEKLGKVFRHIYQNWDPETFNQYIDLFSLPKKKKISDFSRGMSMKLSTAVSLSHDAKLLILDEATAGLDPSSRENLLQVLKEYVKDGQRSILLSSHITSDIEKIADTLIFIRDGEILLQVNKETLLSQYAILQCKYREFDQIESDVIVAYEKNDDIVDVLVSDLERVSLSITRKKFSIDDVTLLLMRGKNV; the protein is encoded by the coding sequence ATGGCAAATGTTTTAGAAGTAGAAAGATTGTGCAAACGGTATGTAGATAAAGATTTCATGTTAAAAAATATCTCTTTCGCCATTCCTTATGGTACTATCATCGGCTTTATCGGAGACAATGGGGCAGGAAAGTCAACAACAATGGGATTGATTTTAGGTACATTACATAAGGATGGTGGGCTCATCAGGATATTTGGAGAAGAGCTTGATTCAAAAAGGTTTTATTTAAAAGAAGATATCGGCGTTGTTTTTGATGATATGTATTTGCCTGGGCAATTGAATATTGAAAAATTAGGAAAAGTATTTCGGCATATTTATCAGAATTGGGATCCAGAAACATTTAATCAATATATTGACCTTTTTTCTTTACCGAAAAAAAAGAAGATTAGTGACTTCTCAAGAGGGATGTCTATGAAGCTATCTACAGCAGTGTCCCTGTCTCATGATGCGAAGTTACTCATTTTAGATGAAGCAACAGCGGGTCTTGATCCATCAAGCAGAGAGAATTTATTACAAGTGTTAAAGGAATATGTGAAAGATGGACAGCGCAGTATTTTGTTATCGTCGCATATAACAAGCGATATTGAAAAAATAGCAGATACTTTAATTTTTATTAGAGACGGTGAAATTCTGCTACAAGTTAATAAAGAGACGTTGTTATCACAATATGCAATCTTGCAATGTAAATATAGGGAATTTGATCAAATTGAGTCAGATGTGATTGTTGCGTATGAAAAGAATGATGATATAGTTGATGTGCTTGTCAGTGATCTAGAGCGAGTTTCCCTTTCAATAACGCGAAAAAAATTTTCCATTGACGACGTGACACTTTTATTAATGCGAGGTAAAAACGTATGA
- a CDS encoding ABC-2 transporter permease produces the protein MKALLLNQYYSVEKSFKFYLVLSVVITAILLFIQNELTFRFAGITPVLFIVQAAFEGLKLDALSGWNKYMNTLPLKRSHIVKSQYLFYFIMVLIGSVVAIIVFMLSELFIGDILTIYTITWLMNGGGLALFLGCFIFPLTYHLGVEKSDIIQIISVIAGIVVFFLSSALFELFWKHVSSDPILSVNYEVLFSALFWIVALVFFLVSYTIALQIYKRKEF, from the coding sequence ATGAAAGCTTTGTTGTTAAACCAATATTATTCTGTTGAGAAAAGTTTTAAGTTCTATTTAGTTTTAAGTGTTGTAATAACTGCAATTTTGCTCTTTATTCAAAATGAACTAACTTTTCGTTTTGCTGGAATTACTCCAGTTCTCTTCATTGTCCAAGCTGCATTTGAGGGACTTAAGCTTGATGCACTGTCTGGATGGAATAAATATATGAATACGCTACCATTGAAAAGAAGTCATATTGTGAAAAGCCAATATTTGTTTTATTTCATTATGGTGCTTATTGGTTCAGTAGTAGCGATTATCGTATTCATGTTGAGCGAACTTTTTATTGGGGATATTTTAACTATTTATACGATTACCTGGTTGATGAATGGTGGTGGACTGGCTCTTTTTTTAGGTTGTTTTATATTTCCACTTACGTACCATTTAGGAGTAGAAAAATCTGATATAATACAAATAATTAGTGTAATTGCAGGAATTGTGGTGTTTTTTCTTAGTAGCGCGTTGTTTGAATTGTTTTGGAAACATGTATCATCTGACCCTATACTAAGCGTAAATTATGAGGTGTTATTTTCAGCTCTATTTTGGATAGTTGCACTAGTATTCTTCCTTGTATCCTATACGATAGCGCTTCAAATTTATAAAAGAAAAGAGTTTTGA
- a CDS encoding ferritin-like domain-containing protein has translation MYYYTPQYPNQQALVHPQQRHLNTQVNNRSDQEVITQQVVEALNEAVIGEATAIDFYERLLKAAPNDQHKKDLSHALEDEREHLKIFSDLYTVLTGNEPKYNIDKVVFRTYREGLKLAYEDELKAYESYRNSYLLTKDLRVRDTFFRAFTDEIEHGIRFGFLLSKSRG, from the coding sequence ATGTATTATTACACTCCACAGTACCCGAATCAACAAGCTCTTGTCCACCCTCAACAACGACATTTAAATACACAAGTAAATAATCGATCTGATCAAGAAGTCATTACACAGCAAGTTGTTGAAGCGTTAAATGAAGCTGTAATAGGTGAAGCAACAGCAATTGATTTTTATGAAAGACTATTAAAGGCTGCACCGAATGATCAACATAAGAAAGATCTTTCACATGCTTTAGAAGATGAACGAGAGCACCTAAAAATATTTTCAGACTTATACACCGTTTTAACAGGTAATGAGCCTAAATACAATATTGATAAGGTCGTTTTTAGAACATACCGTGAAGGGTTAAAGCTTGCTTATGAAGATGAACTAAAAGCTTATGAATCATACCGTAATAGCTATTTGTTAACAAAAGATTTAAGAGTTCGTGATACATTCTTTCGAGCATTCACAGACGAAATCGAACACGGAATTCGCTTCGGTTTTTTGTTGTCAAAAAGCAGAGGATGA
- a CDS encoding SDR family oxidoreductase, whose product MSGRKVAIVTGGASGIGKAICNELASRNVFVVITDINETNGKRTEDELNKDGVYAKFICLDVTNEKMVRSVYSEIYSKYYRIDYIFNNAGFAMYGELYDMSIEHWEEIMDVNVWGVIYGTQFGYQLMKEQGWGYIVNTASAAGLGPSPLSAAYATTKHAVIGLTTSLHYEAENYGINVSTLCPTFVRTAAFDNAKAIKMDKLMMTNQLKKQKMMSPEKLATIAIDGVHKNKPIICPLPMRRTIDIMFSMFPFAHRMLMKLVCKVGREAKVTT is encoded by the coding sequence ATGAGCGGTAGAAAGGTAGCAATTGTAACTGGTGGTGCATCAGGAATAGGTAAGGCAATTTGCAATGAATTAGCCTCAAGGAACGTGTTTGTAGTCATAACAGATATTAATGAGACAAACGGAAAGCGTACTGAAGATGAACTAAACAAAGACGGTGTATATGCTAAATTTATATGTCTAGATGTAACAAATGAGAAAATGGTAAGGAGCGTTTATTCAGAAATATATAGTAAGTACTACAGGATAGATTATATTTTTAATAATGCGGGTTTTGCGATGTATGGTGAATTATATGATATGTCCATTGAACATTGGGAAGAAATCATGGATGTAAATGTGTGGGGGGTTATTTATGGGACTCAATTTGGTTATCAATTAATGAAGGAACAAGGGTGGGGTTATATAGTTAACACTGCATCTGCTGCTGGACTGGGTCCATCCCCGTTAAGTGCAGCATATGCTACGACAAAACATGCAGTAATTGGTTTGACTACATCTCTTCACTATGAGGCCGAAAATTACGGTATTAACGTAAGCACATTATGTCCTACATTCGTTCGAACAGCAGCATTTGACAATGCAAAAGCAATTAAAATGGACAAACTAATGATGACTAATCAACTTAAAAAACAAAAAATGATGTCTCCAGAGAAACTTGCAACAATAGCTATAGACGGTGTGCACAAAAATAAACCGATTATTTGTCCACTGCCAATGCGAAGAACGATAGATATTATGTTTTCGATGTTCCCGTTTGCTCATAGAATGTTAATGAAATTAGTATGTAAAGTTGGACGAGAAGCGAAGGTCACTACGTAA
- a CDS encoding SGNH/GDSL hydrolase family protein: MRIALIGDSLTEGRPGVSFSSILQKRNKDILIDNYGKAGDTVISLNKRLTNTTFPLEYDLTFLWIGINDVYSQLLGVKPQPFAKNHQEFKQYYHQILRILSESSTKIVTVTPSVIGEKLDNDSNKTLEQLSSLIHSISKQYDNVACLDLHSHFKNELDGLNPSNYISTSAIRILVDVLLYKKAVRIDHISSKRGLYLTLDGIHLNSIGATFVAEQYEKMVYTSIQNGIQKADVIN; this comes from the coding sequence ATGCGTATTGCTTTAATAGGAGATAGTTTAACTGAAGGAAGACCAGGTGTTTCTTTTTCATCAATTCTACAAAAGAGAAATAAAGATATCTTGATAGATAACTATGGAAAAGCAGGGGATACGGTAATCAGTTTAAACAAACGTTTAACAAATACAACTTTTCCGTTAGAATACGATTTAACGTTCTTGTGGATAGGAATCAATGATGTATATTCACAATTATTAGGTGTCAAACCACAGCCTTTTGCAAAAAATCATCAAGAATTTAAGCAATACTATCATCAGATTCTTCGTATCTTGTCTGAATCATCAACTAAGATTGTCACTGTCACACCATCAGTTATAGGGGAGAAATTGGACAATGATTCTAACAAAACATTGGAACAACTATCTTCTTTGATTCATTCAATCTCTAAACAATACGATAATGTAGCATGTTTAGATTTACATTCCCACTTCAAAAATGAACTCGATGGTCTTAATCCTTCAAATTATATATCAACTAGTGCTATTAGAATTTTAGTTGATGTTCTCCTTTATAAAAAAGCTGTACGAATTGATCATATTTCATCAAAAAGGGGGTTATACCTAACTCTTGATGGTATTCACTTAAATTCTATTGGAGCTACATTTGTAGCTGAGCAATATGAGAAAATGGTCTACACGTCAATTCAAAATGGTATACAAAAGGCTGATGTTATTAATTAA
- a CDS encoding TetR/AcrR family transcriptional regulator, with amino-acid sequence MDKKNLPKEDAKSKIILHATSIFSQKGYAATSISDISKATGLSKSHIYYYFENKEMLFVFLAKKSMTEWREKWQRTTISFENATEKLYGIAKHVLYNFETPLLQAGREMATNGQVDPNTVQNLYTDLAAVPYETYLEIFQEGIEGGEFSIKNIQETTMLFSSWMGGLYASIGILEFETLERLFIEAVTIFLESIKP; translated from the coding sequence TTGGATAAGAAAAACTTGCCAAAAGAAGATGCTAAGTCGAAAATTATCTTACATGCAACTTCAATATTTTCTCAAAAAGGCTATGCAGCTACTTCGATAAGCGATATATCCAAAGCTACTGGTTTAAGCAAAAGCCATATTTATTATTACTTTGAAAATAAGGAGATGCTATTTGTATTTTTAGCTAAAAAATCAATGACTGAATGGAGGGAGAAATGGCAGCGCACAACAATTTCATTTGAAAATGCAACTGAGAAACTGTATGGAATAGCGAAACATGTGTTATATAATTTTGAAACCCCATTGCTTCAAGCAGGAAGAGAAATGGCTACTAATGGTCAAGTTGATCCTAATACTGTTCAAAACTTATATACAGACCTTGCTGCTGTTCCCTATGAAACTTATCTTGAAATATTTCAAGAAGGCATTGAGGGTGGAGAATTTTCTATAAAAAATATCCAAGAAACAACAATGTTATTTAGCTCCTGGATGGGCGGTTTATATGCATCAATTGGTATTCTTGAATTTGAAACTTTAGAAAGACTTTTTATTGAAGCCGTGACAATATTTTTGGAATCAATTAAACCTTAA
- a CDS encoding DUF2383 domain-containing protein yields MENNVVIKELNALLKGRYMGIHAYESYMQNVKDDELKKDLQKIQQNHKEHANLLAERIQNLGGKPADNPGIVGNMKELVSEIKGFPDTKEGIIQGLIDGENTYSIKMSEDIVRGDLDDESLRIVEKIIDEDRSHVQQLKNILH; encoded by the coding sequence ATGGAGAACAATGTAGTCATTAAAGAATTAAATGCATTATTGAAAGGAAGGTATATGGGTATACATGCATATGAAAGTTATATGCAAAATGTAAAAGATGATGAATTAAAAAAGGATCTACAAAAAATACAACAAAATCACAAAGAACATGCAAATTTATTAGCTGAAAGGATTCAAAACTTAGGAGGTAAACCTGCAGATAATCCCGGTATAGTGGGTAATATGAAAGAGCTTGTTAGTGAAATCAAAGGATTTCCGGATACAAAAGAAGGAATTATTCAAGGGCTTATTGATGGAGAAAATACATATTCAATTAAAATGTCAGAGGATATAGTAAGAGGAGATTTAGATGATGAAAGCTTAAGAATAGTTGAGAAAATCATTGATGAAGATAGGAGTCATGTTCAGCAATTAAAGAATATTCTTCATTAA
- a CDS encoding DUF6254 family protein, whose translation MTQSKGQQERQWSVRKQAQNPHGKVKSYDELVNEATTNKNNNGKQ comes from the coding sequence ATGACACAGTCAAAAGGGCAACAAGAAAGACAATGGTCTGTTAGGAAGCAAGCTCAAAATCCTCATGGCAAAGTAAAATCGTATGACGAACTAGTGAATGAAGCTACAACAAATAAAAATAACAATGGAAAACAGTAA
- a CDS encoding CPBP family intramembrane glutamic endopeptidase encodes MIFVVGKVVIIILQLPFIDQIQALYETVNPTLWWHYFVLFCVIIPGEELFWRGLIQQRLSYLIKPKQAIFVGAILYASAHIYAGNIVLVLAALFGGIIWGSLYVWKRNMVLLISSHLIFDLFLVILFPLS; translated from the coding sequence TTGATATTTGTAGTTGGAAAGGTAGTTATAATAATTTTACAATTACCATTCATTGATCAAATTCAAGCTCTTTACGAAACAGTAAATCCAACCCTTTGGTGGCATTATTTTGTATTGTTTTGCGTTATTATCCCTGGAGAAGAACTTTTTTGGCGTGGATTGATTCAACAACGTCTTTCATATTTAATTAAGCCAAAACAAGCCATATTTGTAGGAGCTATTCTATACGCATCTGCACATATTTATGCAGGTAATATTGTTTTAGTTCTTGCAGCTTTATTCGGAGGTATAATATGGGGTAGCTTATATGTGTGGAAAAGGAACATGGTTTTACTTATCAGTTCTCATTTAATATTTGATTTGTTTTTAGTCATACTTTTCCCACTTTCATAA
- a CDS encoding EcsC family protein, whose translation MIETITYLRSELKTCEDWEKDQSDLWFWDKLGRLPFKLIDRFTPKFIQKKVGLILDELGSYIQSGGTYLSSIAALKNYYPNQNILTLEDVENLPITCMDEAAARLSINRKRAATLQGASTGVGGIFTLTIDIPMLLGIQLKTLQDIAICYGFDPTDKNERIFIVKVLQFISADIVGKKAILQQLSMFDSNQTEQSREVVSELQGWREVVFSYRDQIGWKKLFQMIPIAGLLFGAFINRSAVNDIAEAGTMMYRKRAILKRIKLQEEE comes from the coding sequence ATGATCGAAACGATAACATATTTAAGAAGCGAGTTAAAGACTTGTGAAGACTGGGAAAAAGATCAGAGTGATTTATGGTTTTGGGATAAGCTCGGACGACTACCTTTCAAACTGATTGACAGATTCACACCTAAATTCATCCAAAAGAAGGTTGGGTTGATTCTGGATGAGCTTGGCTCATATATCCAATCAGGAGGCACGTATTTAAGCTCGATAGCTGCATTGAAAAATTATTATCCTAATCAAAATATCTTAACTTTAGAGGATGTAGAAAACCTGCCTATCACGTGTATGGATGAAGCTGCTGCAAGGCTGTCAATAAATCGAAAAAGAGCAGCCACATTGCAGGGGGCAAGTACTGGAGTTGGAGGTATATTCACTCTAACTATTGATATACCTATGTTGCTCGGCATACAATTAAAGACTCTTCAGGACATAGCTATCTGTTATGGTTTTGACCCTACAGATAAAAATGAAAGAATTTTTATCGTGAAAGTTTTGCAATTTATTTCTGCTGATATTGTTGGCAAAAAAGCTATTTTACAGCAGTTGTCGATGTTCGACTCTAATCAAACTGAACAAAGCAGAGAAGTTGTTTCAGAACTTCAGGGATGGAGAGAGGTTGTATTTTCATATCGTGATCAAATTGGCTGGAAAAAGCTTTTTCAAATGATCCCGATTGCTGGACTCCTGTTTGGTGCTTTTATAAATCGCTCTGCAGTAAATGATATAGCCGAAGCAGGAACCATGATGTATCGAAAGAGAGCAATCCTTAAGCGCATAAAATTGCAAGAAGAAGAATAA
- a CDS encoding GNAT family protein, whose amino-acid sequence MKLVGNKVILRSIEQQDLPVLWDFIYGEDEPEWKKWDGPYFPLKKESIEEFKVSMAMQMQESSLFAIEVNGKLVGTTTYYWEYKPTRWLEVGIIIYDPNYWSDGYGTDALILWVTEMFKRFPIERVGLTTWSGNERMMKSAEKLGMKLEGRLRKCRYHNGIYYDSIKMGVLRDEWEQLYNVDLRNIHNEQSQP is encoded by the coding sequence ATGAAATTAGTTGGAAATAAAGTAATATTAAGATCAATTGAACAGCAGGATCTACCAGTTTTATGGGATTTTATCTACGGTGAAGATGAACCAGAATGGAAAAAATGGGACGGACCTTATTTTCCTTTAAAAAAAGAAAGTATAGAAGAGTTTAAAGTGAGTATGGCAATGCAAATGCAAGAATCGAGTTTGTTTGCAATCGAGGTGAATGGCAAACTAGTAGGTACGACAACTTATTATTGGGAATATAAGCCAACTAGATGGCTTGAGGTTGGCATAATTATTTATGACCCAAATTATTGGAGTGATGGTTATGGAACTGATGCTTTAATATTGTGGGTGACAGAAATGTTTAAACGTTTTCCGATCGAACGAGTTGGTTTAACAACTTGGTCAGGTAATGAACGAATGATGAAATCAGCAGAAAAGCTTGGAATGAAGCTTGAAGGACGTTTGAGAAAATGTCGTTATCATAATGGCATTTACTATGATTCTATTAAGATGGGTGTTCTACGTGACGAATGGGAGCAACTGTACAATGTTGATTTGAGAAACATTCATAACGAACAATCACAACCGTAA
- a CDS encoding LiaI-LiaF-like domain-containing protein, with protein MSRITSGLLLIIIGIFFLLDTFDVINNFWVTLWPLTLVIVGLGFHIGFFAGGAKRSSAGVLVPGGILLVIGSVMLFHTTFGWGYAINTWPIYLLAVALGLFELWLFGGRENGLLIPVSILSFLGIFLLLDTFDVINNFWVTIWPLTLVIVGLGFHIGFFAGGAKRSSAGVLVPGGILLVIGSVMLFHTTFGWGYAINTWPIYLLAVALGLFELWLFGGRENGLLIPVSILSFLGIFFFIDNLLPISIFEFWPVVLIIIGLGMLFSTKKNKNMDI; from the coding sequence ATGAGTAGAATAACTAGCGGCTTGTTATTAATAATTATTGGTATCTTTTTTTTGCTAGATACATTTGATGTGATCAATAATTTTTGGGTAACTCTTTGGCCTTTGACATTAGTTATTGTAGGTCTTGGATTTCATATTGGATTTTTCGCAGGGGGAGCTAAAAGGAGCTCTGCTGGGGTTCTCGTACCTGGGGGTATCTTACTCGTTATTGGCTCAGTAATGCTCTTTCACACAACATTCGGTTGGGGTTATGCCATAAATACTTGGCCTATATACTTGCTGGCAGTTGCTTTAGGGTTATTTGAATTATGGCTATTTGGAGGTCGGGAAAACGGTTTACTAATCCCAGTCTCTATATTATCATTTCTAGGTATCTTTTTATTGCTTGATACATTTGACGTGATCAATAATTTTTGGGTAACTATTTGGCCTTTGACATTAGTTATTGTAGGTCTTGGATTTCATATTGGATTTTTCGCAGGGGGAGCTAAAAGGAGCTCTGCTGGGGTTCTCGTACCTGGGGGTATCTTACTCGTTATTGGCTCAGTAATGCTCTTTCACACAACATTCGGTTGGGGTTATGCCATAAATACTTGGCCTATATACTTGCTGGCAGTTGCTTTAGGGTTATTTGAATTATGGCTATTTGGAGGTCGGGAAAACGGTTTACTAATCCCAGTCTCTATATTATCATTTCTAGGTATCTTCTTTTTTATCGATAACTTATTACCAATATCAATTTTTGAGTTTTGGCCTGTAGTGCTAATTATAATTGGACTTGGTATGTTATTTAGTACCAAAAAGAATAAAAATATGGACATTTAA
- a CDS encoding carbon-nitrogen hydrolase family protein produces MKIGLAQTRFPKSASEGLDTVKQMIHQTSHDHCDLICFPESIIPGLRGVGYKVDEYNHSFQISALEKICSLAKQTKTAIIIPMEWQDELGFHIVAFVINNNGEILGYQTKNQIAPDEDFFGYVPGDGRYIFEINNVKFGIVICHEGFRYPETVRWAAMRGASIVFHPQYTGHVDNSEFFNQAMVCRSLENDIYFASVNYALENQKSTSSLISPSGERLIVGQQNTQELLVYDIDTKLATRLLAKRFKPDLLS; encoded by the coding sequence ATGAAAATCGGATTGGCTCAAACAAGGTTTCCAAAATCAGCAAGCGAGGGGTTAGATACTGTTAAGCAAATGATACACCAGACCTCTCATGATCACTGTGACCTTATTTGCTTTCCTGAATCTATCATTCCTGGGTTAAGAGGAGTAGGTTATAAAGTTGATGAATATAATCACAGTTTTCAAATCTCTGCATTAGAAAAAATTTGTTCATTAGCTAAGCAAACAAAAACTGCCATAATTATTCCCATGGAGTGGCAAGATGAACTTGGATTCCATATCGTTGCGTTTGTAATAAATAATAATGGTGAAATACTAGGGTATCAAACTAAAAACCAAATTGCTCCAGACGAAGACTTTTTCGGTTATGTCCCTGGAGATGGGCGTTATATATTCGAAATTAATAATGTGAAATTTGGCATTGTCATTTGCCATGAAGGTTTTAGATATCCAGAAACTGTTAGGTGGGCAGCTATGCGTGGTGCGAGCATTGTGTTTCATCCTCAATATACAGGTCATGTAGATAATTCCGAATTTTTTAATCAAGCAATGGTGTGTAGAAGTTTAGAAAATGACATTTATTTTGCGAGTGTAAATTATGCTTTAGAAAATCAAAAAAGCACCTCATCTTTAATCTCTCCATCAGGAGAACGATTAATAGTTGGACAACAGAATACACAGGAATTATTAGTTTATGATATTGACACAAAGCTAGCGACTAGATTGCTAGCAAAGCGTTTCAAACCCGATTTATTATCATAA
- a CDS encoding ATP-binding protein: protein MLAEKLFLHVLIIFAPVLFYFVIFENKKLNIFNPYIYGLMQGTAAALCMLFSTYNFGLYWDLRYVPLVLSFLYGGPISGGIVVFFIIITRTYMGGEALFYGYISVLLAASIPMFFSMRFWNFEKSKRIVIAVIVSFWPAFIQLGILVSWLIFDGSIDGDVKQLLIYIIVFGIILNIGIGFAAKLYEVVIERERMKQEIQNAEKLNTIGELAASIAHEIRNPLTVVKGFLQLMEKQQKSENLEYLRIVLSELGRAESTISDYLNFAEPQFEKIESFPLNEVIIDVCKLLEPFASKENIQLKTSLNSSDHVLTDRNQIKQAFVNIIKNAIEASENGGSVNITITSDGMYFYIIVKDTGKGMTKEQLNRIGTLFYTTKDKGTGLGTMVSIRIIQSMDGRITFESQPDVGTEVKIIIPQR, encoded by the coding sequence ATGTTAGCAGAAAAGTTGTTTTTACATGTATTAATTATTTTTGCACCAGTGTTATTTTATTTTGTTATTTTTGAAAACAAAAAACTAAATATCTTTAATCCTTATATATATGGTTTGATGCAAGGTACAGCAGCAGCGCTTTGTATGTTATTTTCAACATATAATTTTGGTTTGTATTGGGATTTAAGATATGTCCCTCTCGTATTATCATTTTTATACGGAGGACCAATAAGCGGGGGCATTGTAGTATTTTTTATTATTATTACTAGAACATATATGGGTGGAGAAGCTCTATTTTATGGATATATAAGCGTGCTGTTGGCAGCTTCCATTCCAATGTTCTTTTCTATGCGCTTTTGGAATTTTGAGAAGAGTAAACGTATTGTTATTGCAGTCATAGTAAGCTTTTGGCCTGCATTTATTCAGCTTGGGATCTTAGTTAGTTGGCTTATATTTGATGGCAGTATAGATGGGGATGTTAAACAGTTACTTATTTATATTATTGTTTTTGGAATCATCCTTAACATAGGTATTGGATTTGCAGCTAAGCTGTATGAAGTAGTTATAGAAAGAGAAAGAATGAAACAAGAAATACAAAATGCTGAGAAATTAAACACGATAGGAGAGTTAGCTGCTTCCATCGCCCATGAAATTAGAAATCCATTGACAGTGGTTAAGGGGTTTCTTCAGTTAATGGAGAAACAACAAAAGAGTGAAAATCTGGAATATCTCAGAATCGTCCTTAGTGAACTTGGAAGGGCAGAATCTACTATTAGTGATTATTTGAACTTTGCGGAACCTCAGTTTGAAAAAATTGAGAGTTTTCCTTTAAATGAGGTTATTATTGATGTTTGTAAATTACTAGAGCCATTTGCTTCTAAAGAAAATATACAATTGAAAACTTCGTTGAACTCTAGTGATCATGTATTAACCGACCGAAATCAAATTAAACAAGCCTTCGTCAATATTATTAAAAACGCAATTGAGGCCTCGGAAAACGGAGGAAGTGTAAATATTACTATAACGAGTGATGGTATGTACTTCTATATAATAGTCAAGGATACTGGAAAAGGGATGACTAAAGAACAGCTTAATAGAATAGGAACATTATTTTATACAACCAAGGATAAAGGTACTGGGTTAGGTACGATGGTTTCGATTAGAATAATACAATCAATGGACGGGAGAATTACTTTTGAAAGTCAACCTGATGTAGGCACAGAAGTAAAGATCATCATACCACAAAGGTAA